A stretch of Mesoplodon densirostris isolate mMesDen1 chromosome 9, mMesDen1 primary haplotype, whole genome shotgun sequence DNA encodes these proteins:
- the LOC132496116 gene encoding LOW QUALITY PROTEIN: olfactory receptor 2A12-like (The sequence of the model RefSeq protein was modified relative to this genomic sequence to represent the inferred CDS: inserted 1 base in 1 codon; deleted 1 base in 1 codon; substituted 1 base at 1 genomic stop codon), translating to MGGNQTWITEVTLLGFQADPALEFFLFGLFSLFYTLTPLENGVILGLICLDSRLHTPMYFFLSHLAIIGMSCASNNVPKMLANLVTQKRTIFFVPCIMQTFXYLAFAHTECLILVVMSYDKYVAICHPLHYIVTMSWRVCIVLAITSWVLSFLLALVHLVLFLRLPFCGLRGIDHFHEILSVXRAASADTRLNQLVISSACVFILPGPLCLVLVSSTHILVAILRMQSGEGRRKAFSTFSFHLCVAGLFFGSAIVMHTAPKSSHPEEQQKILSLFYSLFNPVLNPLTYSLRNVEVSGALWRVLWKDRPV from the exons ATGGGAGGCAACCAGACATGGATCACAGAAGTCACCCTGCTGGGATTCCAGGctgacccagcactggagtttttcctctttgggcttttctctctcttctataCCCTTACCCCTTTGGAAAATGGAGTCATTCTGGGGCTTATCTGCTTAGACTCAAGACTTCACACCCCCATGTACTTCTTCCTCTCACACTTGGCCATCATTGGCATGTCCTGTGCTTCCAACAATGTCCCCAAGATGCTGGCAAATCTTGTGA cccagaaaagaaCCATTTTCTTTGTTCCCTGCATTATGCAGACATTTTAATATCTAGCCTTTGCTCACACAGAGTGCCTGATTTTGGTGGTGATGTCTTATGACAAGTATGTGGCCATCTGTCACCCCCTACATTACATTGTCACCATGAGCTGGAGAGTGTGCATTGTCCTGGCCATCACATCCTGGGTGTTAAGCTTCCTCCTGGCTCTGGTCCATTTAGTTCTCTTTCTGAGACTACCCTTCTGTGGGCTCCGTGGAATCGACCACTTCCATGAAATCCTGTCTG CTCGAGCTGCCTCTGCTGACACTAGGCTGAACCAACTTGTCATCTCTTCggcctgtgtttttattttaccgGGGCCCCTCTGCTTGGTGCTGGTCTCCTCCACGCACATCCTGGTTGCCATCCTGAGGATGCAGTCAGGTGAGGGCCGCAGAAAGGCCTTCTCCACCTTCTCCTTCCACCTCTGTGTGGCTGGGCTCTTCTTTGGCAGTGCCATCGTCATGCACACGGCCCCCAAATCCAGCCACCCTGAGGAGCAGCAGAAGATCCTT TCCCTGTTTTACAGTCTTTTCAACCCTGTGCTGAACCCGCTGACGTACAGCCTGAGGAATGTAGAGGTCAGTGGTGCCCTGTGGAGAGTGCTGTGGAAGGACAGGCCAGTGTGA